The stretch of DNA CTCATCccaacttcttttcttattgataagctccttcaagaacttggcatacagaggcatttgctcaagtgctttaGCCAAGGGAATATTGATCTCCAGCTTCTTGAAGATCTCCAAGAATTTGTGAAAATGTTGGTCCTTAGTTTCTTTGTTGAACCTCTGGGGATATGGCAGTGGAGGTGTGATGCTCTTTTCTACTTGCTGCTGTCCCTGAGTCACTTCTTTTAAACTGTGTGGTTGGTTGTCCTTCTCTTTGAGTTTCTCAGTGCTCTTGCTTGGCATCACTTCTTGATCCTTGGCTTCATCTGCCTTTGTTTGCTCCTCCTCTTTTGTTGGCCTCTTGCTGCTTCCTGCTTGCTTCTTTGTAGTATCATTGTTGCTCATCAAGTTTCCCCCGCTTCTTAATtgtattgccttgcattcctcctTAGGATTTGGGATTGTGTCACTGGGCAGTGAGCTTGAAGGTCTCTCAGCAGAAATTTGCTTAGAGATTTGCCCGATCTGCCTCTCTAggctcttcatggaagcttcatAGTTTTTGGTTGTCATTTCCTGGTGTTTCAACATTTTGTCTATCAAGGTCTCCAAGTTAGTGAGTCTTTGGGATTCAGGTGGTGCTTGTGGTGGGTTGTGAGATGTGAGTGGTGGATGGTAGGCATTTTGGTAGGTGGGTTGGTTATTGGATTGGTACTGGTTGAGGTTGGGGTGGTTGTTTTGAGGTTTTCtgtaagtgttttggttagtttgctGCTGGTTGTAGTTTTGATtgtttcttgaattattttggtttGAGTTCCTCTGCCATGtttgttggttttggttgtgactatctccccatctgaggttggggtgattcttccatgagGGGTTGTAAgcatcaccatagacttcatttggaCTAGAATGCATGTACTGGACTtgttcttgctgttgctcctcttgaatttcttcattctGCCCCCATGTGTTTGATGGTTGGCTAGTGttaactgctgcaacttggaggcTATCAATCCTCTTagtcatttgctcaaattgttgttgaatttgctgctgcattattttgttttgagccaagattgaatccactccttctagctccattactcctctNNNNNNNNNNNNNNNNNNNNNNNNNNNNNNNNNNNNNNNNNNNNNNNNNNNNNNNNNNNNNNNNNNNNNNNNNNNNNNNNNNNNNNNNNNNNNNNNNNNNNNNNNNNNNNNNNNNNNNNNNNNNNNNNNNNNNNNNNNNNNNNNNNNNNNNNNNNNNNNNNNNNNNNNNNNNNNNNNNNNNNNNNNNNNNNNNNNNNNNNNNNNNNNNNNNNNNNNNNNNNNNNNNNNNNNNNNNNNNNNNNNNNNNNNNNNNNNNNNNNNNNNNNNNNNNNNNNNNNNNNNNNNNNNNNNNNNNNNNNNNNNNNNNNNNNNNNNNNNNNNNNNNNNNNNNNNNNNNNNNNNNNNNNNNNNNNNNNNNNNNNNNNNNNNNNNNNNNNNNNNNNNNNNNNNNNNNNgctgcgaagataaccggtccgagcataacaatatatacatatgataaaataaggaaaaccccaaaggaaacccaaagagacacaaatacataaaacctattctccaaaatctcccataagaggagtcatcacagtttgtattatttaatggagataaaagtatctaaacaaaacatataaaccaaatcatagccccgagaacaaaggatcttcg from Arachis duranensis cultivar V14167 unplaced genomic scaffold, aradu.V14167.gnm2.J7QH unplaced_Scaffold_56061, whole genome shotgun sequence encodes:
- the LOC107472302 gene encoding uncharacterized protein LOC107472302, giving the protein MTTKNYEASMKSLERQIGQISKQISAERPSSSLPSDTIPNPKEECKAIQLRSGGNLMSNNDTTKKQAGSSKRPTKEEEQTKADEAKDQEVMPSKSTEKLKEKDNQPHSLKEVTQGQQQVEKSITPPLPYPQRFNKETKDQHFHKFLEIFKKLEINIPLAKALEQMPLALIQKGLPPKLEDPGSFLLPCTIGELTITKAMCDLGASINLIPSSLVRKLRIEEVKLVQMSLELVDKSMVYPRGVIENLLVKVDNFIYPADFVVLDSDEDDGDSIIQGRPFLATARAIIDVEEGELTLRMHDKSVTLKVLPEA